The Aurantiacibacter arachoides genome window below encodes:
- the ald gene encoding alanine dehydrogenase, which yields MRIGCPKEIKNREYRVGLTPESAGELVAHGHEVFIETGAGGGIGAFDSHYTDRGATVVPTADEVFEKGEMIVKVKEPQPEEIARLREGQVLYTYLHLAPDPEQTKGLVASGATAIAYETVTSPHGGLPLLKPMSQVAGRMSIQAGASALEKAHGGRGVLLGGVPGVMPGKVVIIGGGVVGFNAAQMSAGLGADTVIMDLNPEVLEKVGTHFEARASTRFASRANIEEAVAEADMVVGAVLVPGAAAPKLVSRAMLKTMKPGAVLVDVAIDQGGCFETSRATTHDDPTYVIDDIVHYCVANMPGAVSRTSTYALNNVTLPHALRIADMGWKEAMRADAHLAQGLNVHAGRVTYPAVAEELGYDWLDVAEAIA from the coding sequence ATGCGCATCGGCTGCCCCAAGGAAATCAAGAACCGCGAATATCGCGTCGGCCTGACCCCGGAAAGCGCGGGCGAACTGGTGGCGCACGGGCACGAGGTCTTCATCGAAACGGGCGCCGGCGGCGGCATCGGCGCGTTCGATTCCCACTACACCGATCGCGGCGCGACGGTCGTTCCCACGGCGGACGAGGTTTTTGAGAAGGGCGAGATGATCGTCAAGGTCAAGGAACCCCAGCCCGAGGAGATCGCCCGTCTACGCGAAGGCCAGGTGCTTTATACCTATCTCCACCTCGCGCCCGATCCGGAACAGACGAAGGGTCTCGTGGCGTCCGGCGCGACCGCTATCGCCTACGAAACCGTCACCAGCCCCCACGGCGGCCTGCCGCTGCTCAAGCCGATGAGCCAGGTGGCCGGGCGCATGAGCATCCAGGCCGGCGCCAGCGCGCTGGAAAAGGCGCACGGCGGGCGCGGCGTGCTGCTGGGCGGCGTTCCGGGCGTGATGCCGGGCAAGGTCGTCATTATCGGTGGCGGCGTCGTCGGCTTCAACGCCGCGCAGATGAGCGCGGGGCTGGGCGCGGACACCGTCATCATGGACCTGAACCCCGAAGTGCTGGAAAAGGTCGGCACGCATTTCGAGGCGCGCGCCTCCACCCGCTTTGCCAGCCGCGCGAACATCGAGGAAGCCGTGGCCGAGGCGGACATGGTCGTAGGCGCAGTGCTGGTGCCCGGCGCCGCCGCGCCCAAGCTGGTCAGCCGCGCCATGCTCAAGACCATGAAGCCAGGCGCCGTGCTGGTGGACGTCGCGATCGACCAGGGCGGCTGCTTCGAGACGAGCCGCGCCACCACCCACGACGATCCGACCTACGTGATCGACGACATCGTGCATTACTGCGTCGCCAACATGCCCGGCGCGGTCAGCCGCACCAGCACCTATGCCCTCAACAACGTAACGCTGCCGCACGCCCTGCGGATCGCCGACATGGGCTGGAAGGAAGCCATGCGCGCCGATGCGCACCTGGCGCAGGGGCTGAACGTCCACGCCGGGCGGGTGACCTACCCCGCCGTGGCCGAGGAACTGGGCTACGACTGGCTCGACGTGGCAGAGGCGATCGCCTGA
- a CDS encoding tannase/feruloyl esterase family alpha/beta hydrolase has protein sequence MLTIAFLVGMLGQDAGLSGRSAAAPFAARCEALADSAAAMPGTAIANARLVDATADLPRHCLVEGVIDPRTGVGGATYGIRFELRLPEAWNGRYLLQGGGGLNGVVRPATGPVAAGSLPALARGFAVASHDSGHRGEVFDASFYADQRAALDFAEAAVRTVTLATRALTGSFYGAAPHHSYMTGCSTGGREGMLASQRYPELFDGIAIGAPAMRPGHSNLAIEHAQVLLNATQPAGVTEAARFSSGEIAAIDAELTRQCDGADGRVDGMIMNVAACRAFDPAPLACSAGQSGQCLAPDRVEVLQTMFAGQDYYVSIPWDTGITWIGPGLPGYLPAGQPSPFGPANASRAIDISARLHDLQWDAVGRLTDTAYWTNLSTYLGRGGKLIYFHGVSDPWFSAFDTLGYFDRARAANGEANWDAAARFYMVPGMGHCQGGDAYDSFDLLGPLVAWTEGGAPPGAVPASGRPGHEGETMPLCPYPAYAHHDREGLACRAP, from the coding sequence ATGCTGACGATTGCGTTTCTGGTGGGAATGCTGGGGCAGGACGCTGGCCTTTCTGGCCGATCTGCCGCCGCGCCCTTTGCCGCGCGCTGCGAGGCGCTGGCGGACAGCGCCGCCGCCATGCCGGGAACCGCCATCGCCAATGCCCGGCTGGTCGACGCAACCGCCGATCTGCCCCGGCATTGCCTGGTCGAAGGAGTAATCGATCCGCGCACCGGGGTGGGCGGCGCGACCTATGGCATCCGCTTCGAACTGCGCCTGCCCGAAGCGTGGAACGGGCGCTACCTGTTGCAGGGCGGGGGCGGGCTGAACGGCGTCGTGCGCCCTGCCACCGGGCCGGTGGCGGCGGGATCGCTGCCGGCGCTGGCCCGCGGGTTCGCGGTCGCGAGCCACGACAGCGGGCACCGGGGCGAGGTTTTCGACGCCAGCTTCTACGCCGACCAGCGCGCCGCGCTCGATTTCGCCGAAGCCGCCGTGCGCACGGTGACGCTGGCCACGCGCGCGCTGACCGGCAGCTTTTACGGCGCTGCCCCGCATCATTCCTACATGACCGGATGCTCCACCGGCGGGCGCGAGGGGATGCTGGCGAGCCAGCGCTATCCCGAACTGTTCGACGGTATCGCCATCGGAGCGCCAGCCATGCGGCCGGGCCACTCCAACCTCGCCATCGAGCACGCCCAGGTGTTGCTCAACGCCACCCAGCCGGCCGGCGTGACCGAGGCGGCGCGGTTCTCTTCCGGCGAGATCGCGGCGATCGATGCCGAGCTGACCCGCCAGTGCGATGGCGCGGACGGGCGCGTGGACGGCATGATCATGAACGTCGCCGCCTGCCGCGCCTTCGATCCCGCGCCGCTGGCCTGTTCCGCCGGCCAGAGCGGACAATGCCTCGCCCCCGACCGGGTGGAGGTGCTGCAGACGATGTTCGCCGGGCAGGACTATTACGTCTCCATCCCGTGGGATACCGGCATCACCTGGATAGGTCCGGGCCTGCCGGGCTATCTCCCCGCCGGGCAGCCCAGCCCGTTCGGCCCGGCCAATGCCAGCCGCGCGATCGATATTTCCGCACGCCTGCACGATCTGCAATGGGATGCGGTCGGGCGACTGACCGACACCGCCTACTGGACGAACCTGTCCACCTATCTGGGCCGCGGCGGAAAGCTGATCTATTTCCACGGCGTCTCCGATCCGTGGTTCAGCGCATTCGATACGCTCGGCTATTTCGACCGCGCCCGCGCCGCCAATGGCGAAGCGAACTGGGATGCCGCTGCCCGGTTCTACATGGTGCCGGGGATGGGCCACTGTCAGGGCGGCGATGCCTACGACAGCTTCGACCTGCTCGGCCCGCTGGTCGCATGGACGGAAGGCGGCGCGCCGCCGGGCGCCGTGCCGGCAAGCGGGCGACCGGGACATGAAGGCGAGACCATGCCGCTGTGCCCCTATCCCGCCTATGCGCACCACGATCGCGAGGGCCTGGCCTGCCGCGCCCCGTAA
- a CDS encoding sugar-transfer associated ATP-grasp domain-containing protein, producing MVTENISSYKSRHTAGRLKRNQPISPRRQAHYPDTGFRLLWFKVPDWDVVLDISSKCSAAIGLGYLGCDIILDENDGPMVIEVNAHPGIEIQNINQKGLRAKMIEAGEKL from the coding sequence ATGGTTACCGAAAATATATCATCGTATAAGTCTCGGCATACTGCTGGCCGTTTGAAACGGAACCAACCAATCTCTCCGCGTCGGCAAGCCCATTACCCCGACACCGGGTTCAGGCTGTTGTGGTTCAAGGTGCCCGACTGGGACGTGGTGCTCGACATTTCCAGCAAGTGCAGCGCCGCCATCGGGCTTGGCTACCTGGGGTGCGACATCATCCTGGACGAGAACGACGGGCCGATGGTGATCGAGGTCAATGCCCACCCCGGCATCGAGATCCAGAACATCAACCAGAAGGGTCTGCGCGCCAAGATGATCGAGGCGGGCGAGAAACTTTAA
- the rimK gene encoding 30S ribosomal protein S6--L-glutamate ligase, whose amino-acid sequence MKIAMLARNAKLYSHRRLVEAAEARGHTLDILNTTRCTVNIASHRPTIIYHGEPVTGYDAVIPRIGASITQYGLAVLRQFEMQNVWSLNESVAIGRSRDKLRSMQIFAKHGLGLPLTAYANDPKEAEAIIKAVNGPPVVIKLLEGTQGIGVVLADSMSSAKSVIEAFRGANVNILVQEFIKEAGGTDIRALVIGGKVVAAMKRTGAADDFRSNLHRGGSAQLAKITPAERATAVSAAKRMGLNVCGVDMLRSNHGPVIMEVNSSPGLEGIEAASGKDVAGMIIDFIVANARAGGTKTRGKG is encoded by the coding sequence ATGAAAATAGCCATGCTTGCGCGCAACGCGAAGCTCTATTCGCACCGGCGCCTGGTAGAGGCGGCGGAGGCGCGGGGGCACACGCTCGACATTCTCAACACCACCCGCTGCACGGTGAACATCGCCAGCCACCGGCCCACGATCATCTATCACGGGGAGCCGGTAACGGGATACGACGCGGTCATCCCGCGCATCGGTGCATCGATCACGCAATACGGCCTCGCCGTGCTGCGCCAGTTCGAGATGCAGAACGTCTGGTCGCTGAACGAGAGCGTCGCCATCGGCCGCAGCCGCGACAAGCTGCGCTCCATGCAGATCTTCGCCAAGCACGGCCTCGGCCTGCCGCTGACCGCCTATGCCAACGATCCCAAGGAGGCCGAGGCGATCATCAAGGCGGTGAACGGCCCGCCGGTCGTCATCAAGCTGCTGGAGGGCACGCAGGGCATCGGCGTGGTGCTGGCCGATTCGATGAGCAGCGCGAAATCCGTGATCGAGGCGTTTCGCGGCGCCAACGTGAACATCCTGGTGCAGGAATTCATCAAGGAAGCCGGCGGCACCGACATCCGCGCGCTGGTGATCGGCGGCAAGGTGGTGGCGGCGATGAAGCGCACCGGCGCGGCAGACGATTTTCGCAGCAACCTGCACCGCGGCGGCAGCGCCCAGCTCGCCAAGATCACGCCCGCCGAACGCGCCACCGCCGTCAGCGCCGCCAAGCGCATGGGGCTGAACGTGTGCGGCGTGGACATGCTGCGGTCCAACCACGGCCCGGTGATCATGGAGGTCAACTCCTCCCCCGGCCTCGAAGGCATCGAGGCGGCGAGCGGCAAGGACGTGGCCGGCATGATCATCGATTTCATCGTCGCCAATGCAAGGGCCGGCGGCACCAAGACGCGCGGCAAGGGCTGA
- a CDS encoding ATP-dependent zinc protease, with product MEGTGKKPREMRIVGWRERVDLPELGLRGVPAKIDSGARTSSLHATILNEFTRDGERFVRFAVDYGQSHVRQICEAVHIDIRGITSSNGETQRRMIIKTPLTIGALTFRAEISLADRSDMKFPMLIGRSSLRRRFVVDSGHSWLQTRGLTRVAGHKP from the coding sequence ATGGAGGGCACCGGCAAAAAACCGCGCGAGATGCGCATCGTCGGCTGGCGGGAGCGGGTGGACTTGCCCGAGCTTGGCCTGCGCGGCGTGCCGGCCAAGATCGACAGCGGGGCGCGCACCAGCTCGCTGCACGCCACCATCCTCAACGAATTCACCCGCGACGGCGAACGTTTCGTGCGCTTCGCGGTCGATTACGGGCAGAGCCATGTGCGGCAGATCTGCGAGGCGGTGCATATCGACATTCGCGGCATCACCAGTTCCAACGGCGAGACGCAGCGGCGCATGATCATCAAGACGCCGCTCACGATCGGCGCCCTCACCTTTCGCGCCGAAATCAGCCTGGCAGATCGCAGCGACATGAAATTTCCCATGCTGATCGGGCGCAGTTCGCTGCGCCGCAGGTTCGTGGTGGACAGCGGCCACTCGTGGTTGCAAACGCGCGGGCTAACGCGGGTCGCGGGGCACAAGCCCTGA
- a CDS encoding MFS transporter yields MRKRAEPRASIVGERAPYFWAGCAAISVGVLLHLPMLAMAHGIGNHLAGMPMDMGMLAGMALIAVGAPLACYGALPKKRAPHGDHAGTSYEAPDSTPLNRWHAATLLVLTLGLIIDVMKPATLGFVLPGIATEYGIDRSRVALLPLVALTGTTIGSFLWGWLADIYGRRVSILLSTILFVSTAICGAMPEFEWNLVMCFLMGISAGGMLPVIYTLLAEVMPPRHRSWVLVLVGGTGLVGGYLAASGAAYVLEPIFGWRALWLQGFPSGLLLLALARFIPETPRFLAEQGRAVELTEMQRKFGLLPKPRPVRPPTDAPSPADHRQITVALTVTALCWSFVNFGLLLWLPSDLQARGYSAEIASGILAKSSLLAFPTILLAAFFYARHSSKWTLVGTVSLTLVGLLGALLPAEVLSWEPMLVSVITILIVGTNGTIAVLLPYTAENYPLGTRGRATGLVAGSSKFGGVAVQVAALAGFAPTLVGAALALLLPTAASAGMLAWAGRETQGRSLRELEAE; encoded by the coding sequence ATGAGAAAGAGGGCAGAGCCGAGAGCATCCATTGTTGGCGAGCGCGCGCCTTACTTCTGGGCGGGCTGTGCTGCGATCAGCGTGGGAGTTCTTTTACATTTGCCGATGCTGGCGATGGCGCACGGGATTGGCAACCACCTCGCCGGGATGCCGATGGATATGGGTATGCTGGCGGGTATGGCGCTGATTGCCGTCGGTGCCCCGCTGGCTTGCTACGGTGCGTTACCGAAGAAGCGCGCCCCGCATGGTGATCACGCCGGAACGAGTTACGAAGCCCCCGATTCGACGCCACTCAACCGCTGGCACGCTGCTACGCTGCTGGTGTTGACCCTTGGCCTCATCATAGACGTGATGAAGCCCGCCACGCTTGGGTTCGTGCTGCCAGGGATAGCGACGGAATACGGTATCGACCGTTCACGGGTAGCGTTGCTGCCACTCGTCGCGTTGACCGGGACAACCATCGGCTCGTTTCTATGGGGCTGGCTGGCGGACATTTACGGTCGTCGAGTATCCATCCTGCTATCCACGATTCTGTTCGTTTCTACCGCGATCTGCGGCGCGATGCCGGAATTCGAATGGAACCTGGTGATGTGCTTTCTAATGGGCATATCAGCGGGTGGTATGCTGCCGGTGATCTATACCCTGCTGGCCGAGGTGATGCCGCCCCGGCACCGCAGCTGGGTGCTGGTTTTGGTAGGAGGAACCGGACTGGTCGGCGGCTATCTTGCAGCCAGCGGCGCCGCTTACGTGCTGGAACCGATCTTCGGATGGCGGGCGCTCTGGTTGCAGGGTTTCCCAAGCGGCCTGTTGCTGCTCGCGCTGGCGCGGTTCATTCCAGAAACACCGCGCTTTCTGGCAGAGCAGGGCAGGGCGGTGGAACTGACGGAAATGCAGCGCAAGTTTGGTCTTCTGCCTAAGCCCCGGCCCGTCCGGCCGCCCACCGATGCGCCGTCCCCCGCAGACCATCGGCAAATCACCGTGGCACTGACTGTAACTGCCCTTTGTTGGAGCTTCGTCAATTTCGGCCTACTTCTATGGTTGCCGTCGGACCTGCAGGCGCGCGGTTACAGCGCCGAGATCGCCAGCGGCATTCTTGCCAAGTCCTCGCTTTTGGCCTTCCCGACCATTCTGCTCGCAGCATTCTTCTATGCACGGCATAGCAGCAAGTGGACGCTGGTCGGCACCGTGAGCCTGACTCTCGTGGGCTTGCTCGGAGCGTTGCTGCCAGCCGAGGTGTTGAGCTGGGAGCCGATGCTGGTATCGGTCATCACTATCCTGATCGTAGGCACGAACGGAACGATAGCTGTGCTGTTGCCCTACACAGCTGAGAACTACCCGCTCGGCACGCGCGGCCGGGCGACCGGACTGGTGGCGGGGAGCAGCAAGTTCGGCGGGGTAGCAGTGCAAGTTGCTGCCTTGGCGGGATTTGCGCCAACGCTAGTTGGGGCGGCACTGGCGCTGCTGCTGCCTACAGCAGCTTCGGCAGGAATGCTTGCTTGGGCTGGGCGCGAGACACAAGGCCGCAGTTTGCGCGAACTCGAAGCGGAGTAG
- a CDS encoding FtsK/SpoIIIE family DNA translocase, whose amino-acid sequence MASRAARPVADWKAAFRRSLARSAQLAGATLLYAFTLFLALALVSYHQTDPSFSTAAGASVRNWMGSAGAYAADLALLAFGWVALLFLPLTYVFARKLWRDAEAEEHWDGKWWRTVGVLLLAMVLIATALALATDPREHSWPAGFGGLAGLLGESGISAAAGLLPEAFRFWAMLAGGVASLVAGAMLAAKVFALDWASLLVAPRWLREPRSLGTPANPFKAEAKRSERRRAERAEDAEGEDEDGEVTPLADRRAPRITDATSAARPAKPVTSAAAQKDMFAQYELPSIDLLAEAPKNNAPPLDKLALERNARLLETVLDDFNVKGEITAVNTGPVVTMYELEPAPGIKASRVIGLAEDIARNMSAISARVASIPGKTVMGIELPNADRQMVSFRELIASEAFAENKGGLPIILGKDIGGAPIVADLAAMPHLLVAGTTGSGKSVGLNTILLSLLYRFTPAECRLILIDPKVLELKSYDDIPHLLAPVVTEPHKSVRSLKWAVEEMERRYRMMSEIGARNLAGFNERVSAAAAKGKPLKRTVQTGYDPDTGEAMVEEKELDYAVLPQIVLIVDELADLMVTIGKEIEVLIQRLSQKSRAAGIHLIMATQRPSVDVITGVIKANLPTRISFNVTSRIDSRTILGEQGAEQLLGKGDMLYKPNTGALKRVHGPFVSDEEVERVADHWRAQGEPAYVTSVTEEPEDGGAFGFEDEFTASDNPEERKYHQAIQVVCENQKASGSWLQRQLGVGYNTAAKLIERMEEDGIVGPANHVGRREIYRDRDGNPL is encoded by the coding sequence ATGGCCAGCCGGGCCGCCAGACCTGTCGCGGACTGGAAAGCCGCCTTCCGCCGCTCGCTCGCGCGCTCCGCGCAGCTTGCGGGCGCAACGCTGCTGTACGCGTTCACGCTGTTCCTGGCGCTGGCGCTGGTCAGCTATCACCAGACCGACCCGTCCTTCTCCACCGCCGCCGGGGCGAGCGTGCGCAACTGGATGGGCAGCGCCGGCGCCTATGCCGCCGATCTTGCCCTGCTGGCCTTTGGCTGGGTAGCGCTGCTGTTCCTGCCGCTGACCTACGTCTTTGCCCGCAAGCTGTGGCGCGATGCCGAGGCGGAGGAACACTGGGACGGCAAGTGGTGGCGCACCGTGGGCGTGCTGTTGCTGGCGATGGTGCTGATCGCGACCGCGCTGGCGCTGGCGACAGACCCGCGCGAACACAGCTGGCCGGCAGGCTTCGGCGGCCTTGCCGGATTGCTTGGCGAAAGCGGCATCAGCGCGGCCGCCGGCCTGCTGCCCGAGGCGTTCCGGTTCTGGGCCATGCTGGCGGGCGGGGTTGCCAGCCTCGTCGCCGGGGCCATGCTGGCGGCCAAGGTCTTCGCCCTCGACTGGGCCAGCCTGCTGGTCGCCCCGCGCTGGCTGCGGGAACCGCGCAGCCTGGGCACGCCCGCCAACCCCTTCAAGGCCGAGGCCAAGCGCAGCGAGCGCCGCCGGGCGGAACGCGCCGAGGATGCCGAGGGGGAGGACGAGGACGGCGAGGTCACCCCGCTCGCCGATCGCCGCGCCCCGCGCATCACCGATGCCACCAGCGCGGCGCGTCCGGCCAAGCCGGTCACCAGCGCCGCTGCGCAAAAGGACATGTTCGCCCAGTACGAACTGCCCAGCATCGACCTGCTGGCCGAGGCGCCCAAGAACAACGCCCCGCCGCTCGACAAGCTGGCGCTGGAACGCAACGCGCGGCTGCTGGAAACCGTGCTCGACGATTTCAACGTCAAGGGGGAGATCACCGCGGTCAACACCGGCCCGGTGGTGACCATGTACGAACTGGAGCCCGCGCCGGGCATCAAGGCCAGCCGCGTGATCGGCTTGGCCGAAGACATCGCCCGCAACATGAGCGCGATCAGCGCCCGCGTCGCCTCCATCCCCGGCAAGACGGTGATGGGAATCGAACTGCCCAACGCCGACCGCCAGATGGTGAGCTTCCGCGAACTGATCGCGTCCGAAGCCTTTGCCGAGAACAAGGGCGGGCTGCCGATTATCCTGGGCAAGGACATCGGCGGCGCGCCCATCGTGGCGGACCTTGCCGCCATGCCGCACCTGCTGGTGGCGGGCACCACGGGATCGGGCAAGTCGGTCGGGCTGAACACAATCCTGCTCAGCCTGCTCTACCGCTTCACGCCGGCCGAGTGCCGCCTGATCCTGATCGATCCCAAGGTGCTGGAGCTGAAAAGCTACGACGACATCCCCCACCTGCTCGCCCCCGTGGTGACCGAGCCGCACAAGTCGGTCCGCAGCCTGAAATGGGCGGTGGAGGAGATGGAGCGCCGCTATCGCATGATGAGCGAGATCGGCGCGAGGAACCTTGCCGGCTTTAATGAGCGGGTTTCCGCCGCCGCCGCCAAGGGCAAGCCGCTGAAACGCACGGTGCAGACCGGCTACGATCCCGACACCGGCGAGGCCATGGTGGAGGAAAAGGAACTCGATTACGCCGTTCTGCCGCAGATCGTGCTGATCGTGGACGAGCTGGCCGACCTGATGGTCACCATCGGCAAGGAGATCGAGGTGCTGATCCAGCGCCTCAGCCAGAAGAGCCGCGCGGCCGGCATCCACCTCATCATGGCGACCCAGCGCCCGAGCGTGGACGTCATCACCGGCGTCATCAAGGCGAACCTGCCCACCCGCATCAGCTTCAACGTCACCAGCCGCATCGATTCGCGCACCATCCTGGGCGAACAGGGCGCCGAGCAACTGCTGGGCAAGGGTGACATGCTCTACAAGCCCAACACCGGCGCGCTCAAACGCGTCCACGGCCCGTTCGTGAGCGACGAGGAGGTCGAGCGCGTGGCCGACCACTGGCGCGCGCAGGGCGAACCCGCCTACGTCACCTCCGTCACCGAGGAACCCGAGGACGGCGGCGCCTTCGGCTTCGAGGACGAGTTCACCGCCTCCGACAATCCCGAGGAACGCAAGTACCACCAGGCGATCCAGGTCGTATGCGAGAACCAGAAGGCCAGCGGCTCATGGCTCCAACGCCAGCTGGGCGTCGGCTACAACACCGCCGCCAAGCTGATCGAACGCATGGAGGAAGACGGCATCGTCGGCCCGGCAAACCACGTCGGGCGGCGGGAGATCTACCGCGATCGGGACGGGAATCCGTTGTAG
- a CDS encoding thiamine phosphate synthase, with amino-acid sequence MTREKPLPDLWLLSDERNAHALALTLRSSRVPLALVYRHYHLPDPQRYHEFQRLARIARAQGHLVVLADSALTAREWGADGIYGAPLALAPRRRDLLTVATAHDMRELAQANRVGADAVMLSPVFPTRSHPGAAVLGPLRFRTMASRATMPVIALGGMTRGGARRLGWPRWAAIDGLSRT; translated from the coding sequence GTGACGCGTGAGAAGCCCCTGCCCGACCTCTGGCTGCTGTCGGACGAGCGCAACGCGCACGCGCTGGCGCTCACGCTGCGCTCGTCCAGGGTGCCGCTCGCCCTTGTCTACCGTCACTATCACCTGCCCGACCCGCAGCGGTATCACGAGTTCCAGCGCCTCGCCCGCATCGCTCGCGCGCAGGGCCATCTCGTGGTGCTTGCCGACAGCGCCCTGACCGCGCGCGAATGGGGGGCGGATGGCATCTATGGGGCTCCGCTCGCGCTCGCCCCGCGGCGCCGCGACCTGCTGACGGTGGCAACGGCGCACGACATGCGCGAGCTTGCCCAGGCGAACCGCGTGGGCGCCGATGCGGTGATGCTCTCCCCCGTCTTCCCCACCCGCTCGCACCCCGGCGCGGCAGTTCTGGGCCCCCTGCGCTTCCGCACGATGGCGAGCCGGGCGACGATGCCGGTCATCGCGCTTGGCGGTATGACGCGGGGCGGCGCGCGCCGCCTTGGCTGGCCGCGCTGGGCGGCGATCGATGGCCTCTCGCGCACCTAG
- a CDS encoding YggS family pyridoxal phosphate-dependent enzyme: protein MSDNATQRLATVHEDIARACKIAHREPAEVTLVAVSKTHPAEAIAPLIDAGQRVFGENRVQEAADKWPALRERHGDIALHLVGQLQSNKAEDAVRLFDCIHSLDRSSLVTALARASDRAGRQVPCFVQVDVGEEEQKGGCAIAALPALLAEARAADIPIAGLMCVPPFGIEPAPYFALLAKLADDHGLAGRSMGMSGDFATAVMLGATHVRVGTALFGGR, encoded by the coding sequence ATGAGCGACAATGCCACTCAGAGACTCGCCACCGTGCACGAGGACATTGCCCGGGCCTGCAAGATTGCCCACCGTGAACCCGCCGAGGTGACACTGGTGGCCGTCAGCAAGACCCATCCGGCCGAGGCTATCGCTCCCCTGATCGACGCCGGCCAGCGCGTGTTCGGAGAGAACCGCGTGCAGGAAGCCGCGGACAAGTGGCCGGCCTTGCGCGAACGGCATGGCGACATCGCGCTCCATCTCGTCGGGCAGTTGCAATCGAACAAGGCGGAGGACGCGGTGCGCCTGTTCGACTGCATCCATTCGCTGGATCGCTCCAGCCTGGTCACCGCGCTCGCCCGCGCATCCGACAGGGCGGGGCGGCAGGTGCCGTGCTTCGTGCAGGTCGACGTCGGTGAGGAGGAGCAGAAGGGCGGCTGCGCGATTGCCGCGCTGCCCGCCTTGCTGGCCGAGGCGCGCGCGGCGGATATTCCGATCGCCGGGCTGATGTGCGTCCCCCCCTTCGGTATCGAGCCCGCACCCTATTTCGCGCTGCTGGCCAAGCTGGCCGACGATCACGGCCTGGCCGGGCGCAGCATGGGCATGAGCGGCGATTTTGCGACCGCCGTGATGCTGGGCGCCACCCATGTGCGGGTCGGCACCGCGCTGTTCGGCGGGCGCTGA
- a CDS encoding PilZ domain-containing protein, translating into MNFDEHGQRREGPRAEVDLDCEIRVGARAWRKAKLTDLTPGGFQVTILDMPPRGTPVFIRIPGLQLLHAEVRWTRVDTAGCEFDQPLGTYIYEHIVARAQA; encoded by the coding sequence ATGAATTTCGATGAGCACGGCCAGCGCAGGGAAGGTCCCCGGGCAGAGGTGGACCTCGATTGCGAGATCCGCGTGGGTGCCCGTGCCTGGCGCAAGGCCAAGCTGACCGACCTGACGCCCGGTGGGTTCCAGGTAACCATCCTCGACATGCCGCCGCGCGGCACGCCCGTTTTCATCCGCATTCCCGGCCTGCAACTTCTCCATGCCGAGGTGCGCTGGACCCGGGTCGACACCGCGGGATGCGAATTCGACCAGCCGCTCGGCACCTATATCTACGAACACATTGTCGCCCGCGCGCAGGCCTGA